The Leucothrix mucor DSM 2157 DNA window GGTTGCGCTAAATAGCATCGTTTGACGCTGCTCTGGCATCTTTTCAATAATCGCGTCGATGGTATCCTGAAAGCCCATTTCCAACATACGATCGGCTTCATCCAACACTAATGTGTGTACATGGTCCAGATTAAGCGTGCCACGGCGCAGATGATCATCAATACGACCTGGCGTTCCAACGATAATGTGCGCGCCATGCTCTAGCGAACCCGCTTGAGGGCCGAACGGCATACCGCCACATAAGGTCAGGATTTTAATATTGTGAATCGAACGCGCCAACCGGCGAATTTCTTTAGCGACCTGATCGGCCAACTCGCGAGTCGGGCACATAATCAACGCCTGAATCCGAAAGCGTTTAACCTCTAAACGCTCCAGCAGGCCAAGACCAAACGCAGCGGTTTTTCCGGAGCCGGTTTTACCCTGAGCGATAATGTCTTTGCCTTCCAGAATGTCTGGCAAGCTCAGCGCCTGAATCGGCGTCATCTCCTTGTATTCAAGAGAATTAAGATTCTCCAGTAATTCGGGTTGTAGTCGTAGAGATGAAAAAGCTGTCTGGCTCACAATAGTATCCTGATAAATAGCGGAGCCAATTGACTCCGACAATAGTTTACATCGTTTTAGTCACTAGCTAGGATCAAAATTGAGAATTTATGATCAATACATTAGGTAAGCCAAACACGCTTAGTAGTTCAGATTAATCAGCTTAGTACTGGCATCGGATACCAATTGGTGCTGCTCCTGCAAGCTATAACGACCATATAACAACGCTTCTATGACTGTTAAATCAATGACTTGCTTATGCTCATCAATTGCAGTTAGCAAGCGAGTCAGCAGTGAAAAGTCGATATCCCGAATATAATCCGGCTTCTTCTCCAGCTTCCAGAGCTTGGTATCCCGAGCAGCCCCATCGCTTTTCAGTGACAGGTTGAACAAACCTGACTTCATAAACACCGTCAGACTGTGATGAATCAAATCGCGAGAGACGTGACGATTAAGGTTTGCCGCAAGGCGATTTTCCAAATCCACCATCGACATGGCTTCCAAAGCCGCAGTCGCATGATAGATACGAACCAAAACGCTTTTACTAACTGGGTGCCAACGCTCGTTACGTAAATAGCGCTGATATTGTTCCAGTGTAGTCTCGTTCTTTTCAGTACTTTCAGAGCTTGTTTCAGGTGCAGCCGGTTTCGGTGTTTCCAGCTTCATATCAATGTAAGCCACCATCTCATGGCTGTCGGTGATCGGCGTTAAGCGAATGGCATTAATCCGCTCAAGAAACGCTTTAAAGGTTGGGAAACCGTGCTTTTTCTCATCAAACTCCGGATCAATCAGCAGCATGCGTTTTTTCAGCTCAGAGCAATGCGCATAACCGTTTAAGTTACGTAGCGTATTGCGAGCTAATGCCATAGCCTTATTAAATCCGGAGCTGGTCAGGCGTTGCGGCTTTTCGCGGACAATATCGGTATACACATAGCGTGAGCAGGAAGATTCCACACTTTTGCTTAATGGAGACTTTGGCCCTACACCAATGACTTCTTTACCCATTGCCCTCAGCGCGCGAAACAGCGGAGAAAAGTCAGAATCACCCGTGGCTAGCACAAAGCAGGTCAACTCCGGCATCCGCCATGCATAGTCCATTACATCAATAGTGAGTTGAATATCGGCCGAGTTTTTACCACTGACCGGATGAAAATTGTGAGATAAATCAAAGCCGAAGCGATCAAGGCTTACTTGTAGTGAACTAATAGCGTTATTTGACCAGTTGCCATACGCTTTTCGTACCGTTACCGAACCCTGATCGTGCAGGGTTTCCATGAGATATTCGGGACCACAGTGTTTAACCCAATTCGTCAGGTTTTCCACATCCACGAAGATCGCAATATTTTTAGCAGTCATGTCTTATCCCCTGTTGTTAGCCGGTTTTAGAATATTATTGATTTCAATTGGCTGTAGCGGACTTTCAGATCATTCATTCACCTCCGTTAATCAATTTTTATAAAAGAGAGATGTTTTTAGAATATACAGCAGAATCGCTGAAGAACAAGCCCTAAAAGCTAAACATTGGTTCAGGTTCGAAGAGTGGCTTTAAGTGCGGCGAAAGACATCCACACGAGCTGGTGGCAAATTGGCCCAGATCAATTGTTTATGCTTTGGTTTGAGCTGCTCATCCTCATCAATTGAGGTAACGGCTAGGTTATAGCTGAATTGCACGAAAACACCGTCTTTGACTAGCAACTGTTTAATTTGTTGTTTGATGGCAGAGACGACCGGCTTGGGGAGTGAGCGAAATGGCAAACCAGAAACAACAGCACTAATCTTGTCAACATCCGCTGGGAGCAAGCTGTCCAACACACTGGCATCGCCTTCGATCACACGGATTTGTGGGAACTGTTTACGCAGCAAAGCCGCTAAGGTTGGCGAGCGCTCCACGGTAATTAAACGATCTGGCGCAACACCCTGCTCCAACAACGCTTTAGTAATAATGCCAGTGCCGCCACCCAGCTCCACCACAAAACCTGATTGCTCACAATCAACCGCAGTCGCCATCGCTGTGGCTAGCTTAGCAGAGCTCGGACAACAGGCCCCGACTTCCCGTGGATGCATAAGGATTTCTTTAAAGAAAATCAAATTCGGACTGATTTTACGCTGATACTTTCCCGCCTTTTCCGCAAAAAACTCAACTTGTCGCTGCACCAATGTGATCATAAGGTTTAATTTTCTATTCGTCGTTGGTAAGAAATTATCTATTATTATTAGTGATTTTCCCCAGAGGCCAACCAAGGCCAGAGCGGTGATCAATGCTATCAAAAGAACTCAGTTGATAGCAAAATAAACCAACAACTATTCAGTTGGTTCTAAGCGCTATCTATTCTGTCTCTATTTTTTCAATGCGCCTTTTAAGCTACCCGAAATCAGTACTGCTGCATCCAGTAAGCCACGCGGCGCATATAAATTACTGCGTACGGCCAGATAGCTTGGCTGCCATACTGGGTTAAACTTTTCTTTGTAGCGCCGCAAACCTTCGAAATTATAGAACTGTTCACCGTGCTGGAACATTAAATTACCAATCTGATGCCACACGGGTGCTAAGCGATGCTTTTCCAGCCCTGATAATGGAGACATTCCTAAATTAAACCAGTGGTAGCCCTGCGCTTTCGCCCACAAAATGGATTCCACAAACAAGTAATCCATTACACCTTTTGGTGCATCACTGTGATAACGCATTAAATCAATCGCTACCTCTTGCTGCTGACCACTGCACCAGAGATTACCAAAGCCAACCACTTTCCCTTCAAAACGCACCACGGCACAAGGAAAGTGATGTAAGTAGTCGGTATTAAACGAGCCAATCGAAAAGCTTTTCTCACGCGTATTTTTGCTGCCCATCCAGTTTTCAGAAATCTGCTGAAGCTCGGGCAGTAACGGCGCTAGCTGTTCGGCTGATAATACCTCAAAGCTCAGATTCTCACGCTTACCTTTACTTAATGCTTGGCGTAAGTCGGCCTGTTTTTTACCTTCCAGTGTGAAGTTAGGGAGCTCAACCAAGGCACTCTCACCTAACTTTAATAACGCCATCCCCATATCGATATATAGCGGTAACCACTGAGTTGAGACCTGATAAAAAACGGTTTGCCCGCCTTGCAGGTCACATTGCTCGCGGAAGGTCCATAGCAACTCTTCAAAATCCAACTCATCGCCGACCGGATCACCCATTGTAATCCAGCTCTTACCCTGAATTTGATACATCAGAAAACTGCGGCCGCTGTCGCTAAACAGAATGAACTTATCCGCCAGCAATACCAAAGCAGCATGCGCACACTGGCTATTGACTAGAATCGCAGCGGCTTTATCGAGACTTTCCTGATCAGGTAATTCCGGTGTGATGCAGCTCGGCCGCAACAAACGATATAGCGCAAAACCAATTCCCAGCACAATCAAAACGACACTGGCCCGTAAAAAGCGTGAGACATTGCCATCTAATGCAAAAGACCACCAAAGGTCCGCTCGGTATTCAACATGCTTAAAGGCAAAAAACCAAGCCATAAGCTGCCGCCAACGATCACGCCTGTCAGCAGCAACCACTCAGGTGTCATTGCCTGTGCCATGAGCGAGGTTTTACGGTAAAACGCGCGTCGTCCGCTCCAAAGCAACGCCAGCATAGTTAATGACAATAGTGCTATTTCGTAATCTAAGCCTTTGAATAGGCACGTTACGGCACTTAACATTAGCAGCCAAGCCGTAATATGCCATGCGCCATCCAAACGATTAAACAGTCCATGCGCCAGAATTAACAAGCAAAATCCCGTGGCGCTGGCTAACAAATGAGAGGCTTCAATCAAGCTTAATGGGATAAATTCACCCAATAAAGTTTCCCGAGCGGGATCATTGGGTATTGAACCGGAGAATAGTAAAAACGCTCCCAACATAAACACTAGCGTTCCCAGTACTTGCGGGAAGAAGCGATTAATCCAGCGCTGCGCTTTATCACCCCAGCTTTGCACGGTACTGCGATGCTGTCCCCATTCGTGGACCAATAACAGCACGATGGTCACCAGAAACGGCAGGATGTAATAAAACAGTCTAAACACTAACAAAGTCGCCAGCATAATATCCTGCGGGACTTGTGGCAGCGCCAAGGTCATTGACGCTTCAAACACGCCCAAGCCACCCGGTACATGACTGATAATGCCAATCACCATAGACAGCACAAAAGCGGTGAGAATTTCGGTATAAGTGACTTGCACACTGTCCGGCAGCAGCAAATGCAGCATGTATACGATGACAAAAATATCCAGCACAACCAGAATGATTTGCTGCAAGATCATCGAGCCTGATGGCAAGGCGAGTTGCCAATGCCGGAGCGTAATCAGCCGGCCATTCTTTCCAGTCCACAGCATAATGCCCGCTAGCGCCAGCAAGATTGCTACACCAGAAGCGCGTAGTTCTGTTTCCGACAGCATCGACAATTCAGTCAGTACAACCGGCTCCACCGCTAAGGCAATACCCAGCATGGCGGAGATACCAAAGGTAAACGTCAGTGAGGTCAGCAGGATGACATTCGCGATTTGCGAAGTATTGAGCCCCGCCAGTGAATACAAACGATAGCGAATGGAGCCACCAGATAATGCCGCTAGCCCCACGTTATGACCAACCGAATAAGCCGTAAATGAAGTCAGCGCCACTTTAGAGTACGGGATTTTCACCTTCATATAGCACAATGCCAGCACGTCGTAACAAGTCAGCATGAGGTAGGCAACCACAGTCACTAACCCCGCCAATACGAGCTGCCAAGGCGAAATGGCATGTAGGGCCGCGAGCACATCGCCGGGGTTGATCGACTTGGCAATCTTCGATAAGCCAAACAAAGCCATGCCAAAAATGCCGAGGCTGAGGAGTGCGACCAGCCAATGCCAGTTAAATTGCGGTAATTTCATTCGCTACCTTATGAAAATAAATGTAACTTTTAGGAGTGTCTACGCGTCATATAGATGGTTAATCATAAACATGAGCTATTATGAAAGAAAAAAATCAAAATGATATGCTAACGTTTGGGGAACATGTCATTGCTCCCGGCGAGCGAAAAAGCATTGAACTGCCGGTCACTGACCTTTACACCCACACCACGCTGACCATGCCGATTCAGGTTATTCGCGGTAAGCGCCCCGGCCCTATCTTGTTCGTCAGCGCAGCGATTCACGGCGATGAAATCAATGGTATTGAGATTGTTCGGCGCGTACTGGACTATAAGGGCTTGGAGAAACTACGTGGAACCTTAATCGCAGTTCCCATTGTGAATGTGCAGGGCTTTTTAGCGCAAACCCGCTACACGCCAGACCGTCGAGACCTCAACCGTAGCTTTCCCGGTAATAGCAAAGGTTCAGTTGCTGGCCGCTTGGCTCATCTATTTGTTGAAGAAATCGTTTCTAAATCAGACTGCGGCATCGACTTACATACTGCCGCAATTCACCGCGATAACCTCCCTCAGATTCGCGCCAAACTAGACAACCCTGAAACGCAGGCACTGGCTGAAGCCTTTGGCGCGGCGGTTATCATGAATGCTAATTTACGCGATGGTTCACTACGCCATTATGCGGCAGAAAATGGCATTCCTATGTTGTTGTTTGAAGCCGGTGAAGCATTGCGTTTTGATGAGTCCTGCATTCGTATCGGTATGCGCGGTGTGCTGAATGTCATGCGCCAACTGGGTATGTTGCCTAAGAAAAAATCTAAAAAACAGATCAGCTCGGTGATTGCGCATTCCTCGCATTGGGTGCGGGCACAGAGTAGCGGTATTTTGCGTGCCAAAGCTGAGCTTGGTACCCACGTTAAGAAGGGGCAGTTCTTAGGGACTATTTCCGACCCGTTTGGCATGCAGGAAGAAACCATTAGCTCGCCCTATCGCGGCATTATCATTGGTTGTACCAATCTACCCCTATTGCACGAAGGCGATGCGGTCTTTCATATCGCGCACTTTGATGATGAGCATGGAGCAATCGAAAGCATCGAAGCGCTGCACACTGAAACGGCAGAATGGGAAAATCCAATGTGGGCTGAAGTAAACTAAGCCGATACTACTCACCTGGCAATCGCACTTAAACAGCCATAGCCTAAGCCCTATGGCTGTTTCATTTTCAGTGATTGATTTAGTCGAATGTAACGTCCGGTATTATCAATTTCACTTTCTAAAGTGAGCCTCCTACACTGTGTTCATTGATTTGAGGCGGCTCCAATCGGAGGCCACCATTCATTCTTTCACGACTATTCTTGGAGAATATCGCAATGAGCACAATCGACATTGGCATTAATGAAACGGATCGTACAAATATCGCCAACGGCCTCAAGCGTCTACTGGCAGACTCTTATACGCTCTACTTGCAAACCCATAATTTCCACTGGAATGTTACCGGTATGCAGTTCCGCGAATTGCACCTGATGTTTGAAGAGCAATACACCGAGATGGCGATTGCGGTGGATGATGTGGCAGAACGTATTCGTACACTGGGCGTTGCTGCACCGGGTACTTACAAAGCCTTCGCAGAGCTGAGTTCAATTAAAGAAGTCGATGGCGTACCAGAGGCAACTGAAATGGTTGCACTGCTAACCAAAGGCCATGAGCAGGTGGTGAGAACTTGCCGCGAAGTACTGAAAATCGCACAAGCTGCGGATGATGAGTCTACTGCATCACTGGTTTCTGACCGGATGCGTCTGCATGAGAAAACAGCGTGGATGCTGCGAGCTATTCAGAAGTAAGCTCAAACGTTATGAAAAAGCCGGGACTTGCTCCCGGCTTTTTATTGTCTATTACTTTTTAATGACCGCAGGTGTGCCTTTAAAATTCATCACGCGAGCATCGTCGGTTAACAAAGCCAGCGAAGTGCCATCTACTCTGTAGGATGTTACTTTTGATAAGTAATCGCTGACTTCACCATCTGCCTGCATCAAAGTACCTGGGCAAGCACGACGCGTACCCATCATTGGGCCGATTTTGATCTTATGCGCTGCCTCTAAAGTGATGCCACCGCCCATAATATTACAGCCGCCACGCACGCCGATTCGGTTATCGACCAAAGTCACTGAATAACGGTTTGCCGCATCGCCTGACTTCAGAGTCGGAGACGCTGTTTTCCCAACCATGCCGACACTGCTTAATTGCCAAGTCATCGCAGCAAGCGCTTCACTTAAATCAGCCGGTTTAGCTGTTACAGGGGTCGCTTTAGGGGCCGTTGCAGAGGTTCCGACACAGGCAGTGAGTAGCACAGTGCTCAAAACAGTCGCAATATAGGCACTTAGTGGTCTTGTTTTCATTATTACTACTCCGGTAAATTTAGTGATTTTAACCATTCATATCCGGCTGTAAACCCTAATGTCGACTTTTTACGCTCGCTTAACCTTAACTCAAATCCAGAAAGCAAAAATTAATCCCCCTCATTCGCGCCCAAGCCGTATAATTCATCCCATTTAGATTTTCCCTCAGGAGCTCCTATGAGACCAAGCGGTCGTGCCACCGATGAAATGCGTAAGATAAGCTTTACCCGTGACTTTACGTGTCATGCAGAGGGCTCAGTATTGGTTGAGTTTGGCAACACCAAAGTGCTGTGCACTGCCAGTGTTGAAGAAAACGTACCCGGCTGGATGCGCGGCAAAGGTAAAGGCTGGGTGACTGCAGAATACGGCATGCTACCTCGCTCTACGCACTCTCGCATGGGACGTGAAGCAGCGCGCGGTAAGCAAACCGGTCGTACTCAGGAAATTCAACGCCTGATCGGACGTTCTTTACGGGCTGTGATGAATTTAGAAGCACTGGGCGAGCGTCAGGTTATTATCGACTGTGATGTGATTCAGGCTGATGGCGGCACCCGTACTGCATCAATCAGTGGCGCTTATGTGGCCCTGCATGATGCGATGACCAAGCTAATGAAAAAGCGCAACCTGAAGCGCAATCCACTGCATGCCCAACTGGCCTCTGTTTCTGTGGGTATTTTCAATGGCGCGCCAGTATTGGATCTGGACTACCCTGAAGATTCCAATGCCGAAACGGATATGAATGTGGTTATGAATTCTGGTGGTCATTTCATCGAAGTTCAGGGCACGGCGGAAGGCCACGCCTTTACTCGGACAGAAATGAACGACATGCTGGCCTTGGCAGAAAAAGGCATTAACGAGATTATGGCGGCACAAAACACAGTGTTAGGCCTGGAGTAACGACCGGTTAAGAGGACCAATGAAATGCAAGTAGTACTCGCAAGCAGCAACGCCGGCAAGGTGCGTGAATTCATGCAACTGCTGGCCGGTGTCGGGATGGATGTGCGTCCGCAGTCTGAATTTAATGTGCCAGATGCGGATGAGACCGGCCTCACCTTTGTCGAAAATGCCATTCTAAAAGCACGAAACGCGGCAGAGCTAACTGGCTTACCGGCAATTGCCGATGACTCAGGAATCGAAGTGGATTCGCTGCAAGGCCAGCCCGGCATTTACTCAGCGCGTTATGCGGGCATTGGTGCGGGTGCTGCGGCTTGCAATCAAAAGCTGCTGTATGAGTTGAAAGGTGTTCCGGAAGCTCGGCGTACTGCACGCTTTCGTTGCTGCATTGTGATGCTGTTGCATGCCAATGATCCATCCCCCATTATTGCCGAAGGTACTTGGGAAGGTCGGATTTTGGAACAACTGAGTGGTGATCAGGGTTTTGGCTACGATCCCTTGTTCTTTGTGCCAACTCACAATATGGCAGCAGCACAAATGGACCCTCAGGAAAAAAACCGCATTAGCCACCGAGGACAGGCTTTACAACACTTACTGGAGCGCTTGTCATGAAACGATCTCCAATAATGACGGCTTGGTTGGGTTTTCGCTCGCTGTTACTGCTGGCAGGATTTTTTCTGATTACCGGCGTGATGGGCGTGTTTTCACCCTTTCTCGGTATTTTCCCTTACCCATGGCGAGTGAAATACCTGCAAACCTGGGCAGGCTTGAGTATTGGCTGGGCGCGCCTGACCTGTGGCATCAAGTGGAAGGTGCAGGGCTTTGAGAATCTGGATCTTAATGAGCCAGCGATTATCTTGCCAAATCATCAGTCGACTTGGGAAACCATGTTTCTGCTGAACTTCATGCCTTCTATGTCATTTGTGATAAAGCAGGAGTTGTTGAGCATTCCATTTTTCGGTTGGGGCATGGCCAAGTCACGCCCGATCGCAATTGATCGTAAGGCTGGTGGCTCAGCTGTTGAACAGATCAATGTGAATGGTAAAGAGCGCTTAGATGGCGGTAACTGGGTGTGTATTTTTCCGGAAGGCACTCGCGTAATGCCACAAGGAAAACCACTACGCTTCAAGCAAGGTGGAGCGTTACTGGCGCTTCACAGTGGTCGTCCAGTGTATCCGGTCGCTCACAATGCCGGTGAATGCTGGCCGCGTAATGGTCTGATCAAAACACCGGGAACGATTACGGTGAGCTTTGGCCCACGCATTGAAACTACGGGAAAAACTTCAGAACAAATTATTAAAGAAGTTGAAGCTTGGATTAAAGCGGAGCGCGCGAATTTGCCACCGGTTCGCTAATCCTTGCGTATTTGTAACGCCCGCACCGATAAAACAAGAAAAACGGAGAGGACATCATGAAACCAGAAGCCATTCGTTGCCAAAACGATCTTCAGCTATATAACACGCTGCTGACTTATCCCGACGTGATCAAAGTGAATGAGATGATCGCGCGTCATGAAGAAAAAGGCCCGACCGGATTGCGGCGTCATTTACTCGCCACGTCGGTGCGTTTGAGTAAAGGCATGGCACCGGATGTGCATCGCATGGCGGATGAGTGCATCGAAACGCTGCAAATGGATATCCCTCTGGAGTTGTATGTTTACCCTAGCCCACAGTTTAACGCCATGTGCTTTAAACCGGAGGAAGGTCGACTGCATGTGATGTTCTCCTCCAGCCTGCTGGAAGGCTTTAAGGATGATGAACTGAAGTTTGTAATCGGCCATGAGCTTGGGCATCACGTTTACAAGCATCATGATATTCCCATCGGTTATTTGCTCAAAGGTGAAGCGCCGGTTGGTCCTCGCTTAGCGCTGGAGTTGTTTGCCTGGTCTCGCTACGCTGAAATCTCTGCAGACCGTGCCGGTGCTCATTGCGCACAAAATCTGGATGCCGTGGCACGGGCTTTATTTAAACTGGCCTCTGGTCTAACCGGCAGCTTGGTGCAATTTGATTTGCAGGACTTCCTAAAACAAGTCAATGAGATGCAGTTAGTCGATGCAGAGCCCGGACAAGGCGCACCCAAGCAAGACTGGTTCTCAACTCATCCATTTAGCCCCATGCGAGTTAAAGCATTGGATTTGTTTGATCAGTCTGAACTGGGTAATGGCACGCTTTCCAAAGATGATTTGGAAGTGGCGGTTCAGGGCGTCATGAGCCTGATGGAGCCTAGCTATCTGGAAGGCCAAACTAAAACCGCCATTCATATGCGCCGCTTATTATTTGCAGCCAGCTTGTGTGTTGCCGATGCCAGTGACGGTATTTCTGAGGAAGAAATCAAAGCGTTTGAAGCGTTCTTCGGCAAGGGTGAATTTGATAAGAATCTCAATATTGAACAACTAAAAGTCACCCTAGATGAGCGCATTAAAACCGCTAAAGAACTGGCCTCAACACCACAATTGATGCAGGTCATGCGCGACTTATGTACTATGTCACGCGCCAGTGGCCACACCACTGAGGCAGAACGTGATGTGATGAATGAAATCGCTGATAAATTAGGTGTCCCGCGCAGTTTTATCTGTCAGGCACTTGCTCAAGCTGTAGAACCGGATTAATACCATGAACCAACCACAAGCCACTGCTTCCATCGAATTTTCCAAGTTGCAAAAGCGCCTGCGCAAAGCAAGCGGTGAAGCCATTGTGGATTACAATATGATTGAGCCCGGCGACCGGATTATGGTTTGCCTGTCCGGCGGTGCCGACAGCTACACCATGTTGGATATACTGCTACACATGCAGCAAAAAGCGCCGATTGAATTCTCAATCGTTGCGGTAAATCTGGACCAAAAACAGCCCGGTTTCCCTGAGCATGTGCTGCCTGCCTATTTAGAAAAACTAGGCGTTGAATATAAGATTTTAGAGGAAGATACCTACAGTATTGTGGTGGATAAAGTACCCGAAGGTAAAACCACCTGCGCGCTGTGTTCACGTTTACGACGCGGTATTCTCTATAATGCGGCACAGGAACTGGGCGCAACTAAAATTGCCCTTGGCCACCATCGCGAAGATATTTTAGAAACTGTGCTGCTGAATATGTTCTATGCCGGTAGCTTGAAAACCATGCCACCTAAATTGGTGTCGGATGATGGCCGCAATATTGTGATTCGCCCATTGGCTTATTGCAAAGAAGCGGATATCAAAGCCTACTCCCAAGCTCAGGCGTTCCCAATTATTCCCTGTAATTTATGCGGCTCACAGCCAAACCTTCAGCGCCAGGCCATGAAGCAATTGCTCAGTGAGTGGGATCGTGATTTTCCCGGCCGCTTATCAAGCATGATGAGTGCGCTTGGCAAGGTCAGCCCATCCCATCTGCTCGATCGTAATTTATACGATTTTGTGGGCATTCAAACTCAGGATAAGCCCTTGGAAGATGGCGATACCTTGTTTGATGCACCACAGATTCCCATGCCAGTATCACCAAGCACTCAATCCGTGATACCTATCTGGAAAAAATAAGCTATTATCAAAGGCTGTTTACTGAGCAATTGAGTGGTATATGTCAGACTTGTATCCAGCGATCCACCCGAATCATCACTTTATGCTTAAGGTCGATGATATTCATACCTTATATGTAGAAGAAAGCGGCTCCGAGGATGGGATTCCGGTGATCTATCTGCATGGTGGACCGGGAACAGGCTCAATGCCTTATCAGCGCTGCCTGTTTGATCCCGAAGAATATCGCATTATCCTGTTTGATCAGCGTGGCTGCGGACACTCCACGCCACATGCTGACTTGCGCAATAACACCACTCAGGATTTGATCAGCGATATTGAGAAAGTCCGTGAAAAACTGGGTATTGAGCGCTGGGTCGTCACCGGTGGTTCTTGGGGTGCAACGCTTGCACTGGCTTATGCTCAAGCGCATCCTGATCGAGTGTCTGGCTTGATTGTGCGGG harbors:
- a CDS encoding M48 family metallopeptidase; translation: MKPEAIRCQNDLQLYNTLLTYPDVIKVNEMIARHEEKGPTGLRRHLLATSVRLSKGMAPDVHRMADECIETLQMDIPLELYVYPSPQFNAMCFKPEEGRLHVMFSSSLLEGFKDDELKFVIGHELGHHVYKHHDIPIGYLLKGEAPVGPRLALELFAWSRYAEISADRAGAHCAQNLDAVARALFKLASGLTGSLVQFDLQDFLKQVNEMQLVDAEPGQGAPKQDWFSTHPFSPMRVKALDLFDQSELGNGTLSKDDLEVAVQGVMSLMEPSYLEGQTKTAIHMRRLLFAASLCVADASDGISEEEIKAFEAFFGKGEFDKNLNIEQLKVTLDERIKTAKELASTPQLMQVMRDLCTMSRASGHTTEAERDVMNEIADKLGVPRSFICQALAQAVEPD
- a CDS encoding lysophospholipid acyltransferase family protein, producing the protein MKRSPIMTAWLGFRSLLLLAGFFLITGVMGVFSPFLGIFPYPWRVKYLQTWAGLSIGWARLTCGIKWKVQGFENLDLNEPAIILPNHQSTWETMFLLNFMPSMSFVIKQELLSIPFFGWGMAKSRPIAIDRKAGGSAVEQINVNGKERLDGGNWVCIFPEGTRVMPQGKPLRFKQGGALLALHSGRPVYPVAHNAGECWPRNGLIKTPGTITVSFGPRIETTGKTSEQIIKEVEAWIKAERANLPPVR
- the ttcA gene encoding tRNA 2-thiocytidine(32) synthetase TtcA, which codes for MNQPQATASIEFSKLQKRLRKASGEAIVDYNMIEPGDRIMVCLSGGADSYTMLDILLHMQQKAPIEFSIVAVNLDQKQPGFPEHVLPAYLEKLGVEYKILEEDTYSIVVDKVPEGKTTCALCSRLRRGILYNAAQELGATKIALGHHREDILETVLLNMFYAGSLKTMPPKLVSDDGRNIVIRPLAYCKEADIKAYSQAQAFPIIPCNLCGSQPNLQRQAMKQLLSEWDRDFPGRLSSMMSALGKVSPSHLLDRNLYDFVGIQTQDKPLEDGDTLFDAPQIPMPVSPSTQSVIPIWKK